The DNA segment CATCGACAGAATGTACAAATGAATAATCAACCATAAACTGCTTTTTATCGGTCAACCTATTTATAACCATATTTGCATCATACTCTCCTATATAGCTATGTATCCTAGCTCTAAAATTCTTGCAGTCGTCTTTAGTTGCGCCAACATTTTCAAAACCACCGTATCTGTCTCATTATATTGAACGCTTTCACTGGCCCAAAATTCAATGTACCAAGATCCCATATCATCTCTTCTTGTGTTTCGGACAGATGCCTATAAGCCGGTAATAAATGCATATCTTGGGGGCACACGAATGAATGATTATGCGCTTGAACAAACTTATCAACCTTATACAACATCCCATCCGTCGAACAAAGCTTAATTTGAGCTTTACACCCGGTTCGAATAGTTAGCTTGTTCATCCTTTTATATGGCTTAGATAACTTCGAATAaggatcatcaaaagccatagGTTTATGCCCCTCCTCTGAACACACAAAGTATTTAGTCTTGATAATACCACCAACATGGTGTTCACCTCCTTTTCGAGCAGAGAACCCTGACTTCTTGGCATATGTCTGATAAAACACATATGCTTGCTCTAGGGAAGTGAATTCCATTCCTATAACAGGAACACAAGAATATAAAATCTTTCATCTGCACATTTttgaaataacaaaaaaaaacatgagCTCTAGACCAAAAAAACACAGTCGCTAAtctagaaaataaaataaaaaaatcacgCATACAAAACAAAATCACGCATGACAATCTAAAAAATAACGCAGACTTTGTAATTCATAATAATAACGCTTGTTTGATTGAATTACACAGGTCTCCTACACTATATAGCTTATGAACATGCGTGACTTATGACACATTCATCTGAAAAAACTAATTATCAAATCATGACGCACGATCAAATACAAAGCATCATATAACAATAATTTCGttgatttctggaaaattaaaaAGATTAATTGACAACTTACTGGTCTGATCGTCAAATAGAACTTGGTTGTCTGATGTCGGATTCCTCAAATGCTCATCAGCATCATGAACGGCATGGAATTCAGCATCTTCAAATTCAACATCGTCTGGGTTTCGTGCGTTACTGCTCTGTGGATCCATTTCGAACAATAAGTGATAGTAACCCTAATCGCACACCTATAACCGCTAATTTGATATTTGAAAAATGGAAAATATTTGAAATCGTAATTACCGGGATGCAGGAGATAACGAACTCGCATAAATCTCTTGATGTTAGTAAATGCCTGAAATACTCTGGGTCAAGAATTAAACATGTCTAATTTGTCCTTAATGAGAAATTTTAATCCGTGCCACGCG comes from the Helianthus annuus cultivar XRQ/B chromosome 4, HanXRQr2.0-SUNRISE, whole genome shotgun sequence genome and includes:
- the LOC110934086 gene encoding protein FAR1-RELATED SEQUENCE 5-like — encoded protein: MDPQSSNARNPDDVEFEDAEFHAVHDADEHLRNPTSDNQVLFDDQTRMEFTSLEQAYVFYQTYAKKSGFSARKGGEHHVGGIIKTKYFVCSEEGHKPMAFDDPYSKLSKPYKRMNKLTIRTGCKAQIKLCSTDGMLYKVDKFVQAHNHSFVCPQDMHLLPAYRHLSETQEEMIWDLGTLNFGPVKAFNIMRQIRLTDKKQFMVDYSFVHSVDESKRLTGLFWADGLCKRNYAEFGDVISFDATFKTNKYKMVFVPFTGIDNHCRNVTLGAGLLASESIESYKWLLQSFLDSFGKQPKVVVTDQDPEMKQAIEVVFDKSRHRLCMWHIMKKVADKVGLSCVTTKTSKDVCVTLYGLIRLRHKRLRENGN